A window of Mucilaginibacter robiniae genomic DNA:
TGCAGAAAGACTATCTGGCTGGTTCTCCTATCGAAACCATCTATTTTGGTGGTGGTACGCCTTCACTTCTGGATGCAAACGAGATTGATTTTTTGTTAGAAATCATTGACCAGCACCACACTATTACACCCGGTGCTGAAATTACATTGGAAGCCAACCCTGATGATTTAAGTGCTGCTAAAATCCAAGCATTACGGCATACGCCTGTAAACCGTTTCAGCATTGGCATACAATCGTTTTTTGATGAGGATTTAGCGTGGATGAACCGGGCACATCGAGGTCAGGAAGCGGAGACTTCGGTAAAACTGGTGCAGGATGCTGGCTTTACCAACATAACGGCCGATTTGATTTACGGCTATCCGCTGCTTACCCCTGCTAAATGGCAACATAATATCGATACCATGTTGCGGCTGAATATTCCGCATCTGTCGGCTTACTCACTTACCGTTGAGCCCCGTACGGCACTCGCCAGCCTGATTAATAAAAAACAAACTTTACCCCTGAATGATGAACAAAGCGCCGAACAGTTTACTATACTGATGCACCAGCTGGAAGCGGCAGGCTTTGTACATTATGAAATATCCAACTTTTGTCAACCCAACCAGTACTCGCGCCATAATTCTAATTATTGGAAAGGTGTGCCTTACTTGGGTATTGGTCCTTCTGCACACTCATACAATGGCCTTTCACGACAATGGAATGTAGCTAATAACGCTAAATATTTGAAAGCCTTACAAACTAACCTCATTCCGGCCGAACTGGAAGAACTTACTACCGAAAACCAGTTGAACGAATACATCATGACTGCCTTACGAACCATTTGGGGATTAAATTTACAACAACTGGAAACCTTGCAGCACGGCTCGGGCACTAAATTACTTCGCGAGGCGCAACACTTTGTTGCCCGTGGGTGGGTAGAGCAACGTGAACAAACCCTGTATTTGACCCAAGCAGGCAAACTCTACGCCGACCATATTGCTGCCGAATTATTTTTTTAGTGTTTGCCAATTTTCTATCCTGAGGCTCCCATCCTTTTAAGCTCTAAAATTGCGCGTGCGAACGTTTTTTAAGGCTTTTCAGATTTCATTTACTTAACGCTTAGGGTTGTAAGTAAGTAGGTGTGGTAAAAATCCGCAGGTGTGGTTACCCCGTAATTTCAAGCATATTACTTACAACAAATACACAACACTATGAAAAAATTCCTGATTGCGGCTTTTGCTATAGCAGCTATGGCAACGGCACCTAAAGCAGAAGCACAAACGGTAATGGTAGGCGGCGCACCAATGTACCCAACCAAAGATATTGTTGATAATGCCATTAACTCTAAAGACCATACTACACTGGTTGCAGCTGTTAAAGCTGCCGGTTTGGTAGAAACCTTAAAAGGTGATGGTCCTTTTACTGTATTTGCCCCAACTAACGAGGCTTTTAACAAATTACCTGAAGGCACGGTTAGCACCCTGGTAAAACCTGAAAACAAAGCCACCCTGACTAAAATTTTAACTTACCATGTGGTAGCCGGCCGTTTAAGTTCGGCTGATATTGCGGCTAAAATTAAAGCAGGTGGTGGCAAAGCATAGTTTACTACTG
This region includes:
- the hemW gene encoding radical SAM family heme chaperone HemW, coding for MAGIYIHIPFCKQACHYCDFHFSTSQKYRTEIVQALAQEIALQKDYLAGSPIETIYFGGGTPSLLDANEIDFLLEIIDQHHTITPGAEITLEANPDDLSAAKIQALRHTPVNRFSIGIQSFFDEDLAWMNRAHRGQEAETSVKLVQDAGFTNITADLIYGYPLLTPAKWQHNIDTMLRLNIPHLSAYSLTVEPRTALASLINKKQTLPLNDEQSAEQFTILMHQLEAAGFVHYEISNFCQPNQYSRHNSNYWKGVPYLGIGPSAHSYNGLSRQWNVANNAKYLKALQTNLIPAELEELTTENQLNEYIMTALRTIWGLNLQQLETLQHGSGTKLLREAQHFVARGWVEQREQTLYLTQAGKLYADHIAAELFF